In Salvia miltiorrhiza cultivar Shanhuang (shh) unplaced genomic scaffold, IMPLAD_Smil_shh fragScaff_scaffold_135_1, whole genome shotgun sequence, the genomic window CCTGGATCCAAGCAGACTATAGCTGCAGCCATTGTAGTTGGCATCATACTCCATGCTGGAAACCATCTTGCTTGCGACTTTCCAAGGCTTATAAATGAGTCGGATTACAGATACAACCTGTATATGATTCACGATTTTGGTCGTCACAAGCCACAGTATATGGACCTTGTTAAAGGGATCGAGGGTGTGACAGGGATCCTCATGGTGATCCTTATGATAATTGCTTTCACATTGGCAACACGGTGGTTCAGGCGAAGTCTTATTAAGTTACCTAAGCCATTTGACAGGCTCACGGGCTACAACGCTTTCTGGTATTCACACCACCTGTTTGCCTTGGTCTACATCCTGCTCATCATCCATGGCACTTTCCTTTATCTTGTTCACGACTGGTACAAAATGAcggtatgtatgtatgtattagCTAGAATTTCACACTTAAAAAGAGTCATGAAAACTTGAGCTCCAATGGTTAATGCCATTCAATCTCTTGACATTGCAGACATGGATGTATCTTGCTGTCCCTGTACTCCTCTATGCCGGAGAAAGGACCCTTAGATTCTTCCGGTCAGGCTTCTTCAGTGTCCGGCTTTTGAAGGTGAGCATGATCTGTTTTAGACAAATACGAATGAAGTTGAAACTGATCAGACATGACATTTATATGGGACTTGCATGGATTCAAGAGGCTAATTATTCTTTTCTGTTTTTCCAATCTTTTTTCAGGTAGCAATTTATCCAGGAAATGTACTGACATTGCAAATGTCAAAGCCTCCGCAGTTTAGATACAAGAGTGGTCAGTACATGTTCGTCCAGTGCCCAGCTGTTTCCCCATTTGAATGGTAAAATTCAGTAACTCGGTATTAAATTCAGTTTGTGTCAATGTAGTTGCTGAAGATGTCTGATTGTTTGAACCTACACCTGACCAgatatctctatctctctaatGCTTGCATGTTCATATCTACACCAGGCATCCATTTTCGATTACCTCTGCACCTGATGACGATTATCTTAGCATTCACATAAGGCAGTTGGGTGACTGGACACAAGAACTTAAGAGGGTGTTCTCTGAGGCGTGCGAACCTCCTCTTTCAGGGAAGAGTGGGCTGCTCAGGGCCGACGAAAATACCAAGAAAAGGTATGTTTCTCATCCAACCATCTCATATCCATGCTGCATCAACTTGTAGAGATGTCTTCCTCCTAGTAAAATTTAATGTTTTCTCTGAATTCAGTTTGCCAAAGCTACTGATAGACGGTCCTTATGGAGCTCCTGCGCAAGATTACAGAAAGTACGACGTGCTCTTACTTGTTGGTCTTGGTATTGGAGCGACGCCTTTCATCAGCATCCTTAAAGATTTACTCAACAATATTGTCAAAATGGAGGAGCTGGCTGTAAGCTTCACTTCTTATTCTCATTTGTTGGCCATTTTAATATTTACAAGAAAATCGAACCTAAGAAATATCTTTTCTTTCTCTGTATTTCAGGATTCATTATCAGATTTCAGCAGGCACTCGGACCAGAGTGTGGGCTCTTTCGAGTCATCGTTGAACAAGATATCTCCCAAACGGAGGAAACCAGTAAGGACTACTAATGCTTACTTTTATTGGGTCACGAGAGAGCAAGGGTCCTTTGATTGGTTCAAAGGCGTCATGAATGAAGTGGCTGAGCTCGACCAAAGGGTAATGCGCCATCTCAACATCACAAACATCCCAAAACTTGCACACAATGCATGCTTATAACCtcaaaaacattaattttgCAGGGTGTGATTGAGATGCACAATTATCTAACCAGTGTATATGAAGAAGGCGATGCTCGTTCAGCTCTCATCACTATGGTTCAGGCACTCAACCATGCTAAAAATGGGGTTGACATTGTGTCCGGCACAAGGGTAAGAAAATCATACTTCTCTGCAACCGATGGTTCATTATCTTTGATACTTATGATAGCTGACAACGCGTTCCAAAACACACTCATTCAACAGGTGAGAACGCATTTCGCAAGGCCTAATTGGAAGAAAGTCCTGTCTAAGATCGGTACCAAGCATGCCAATGCAAGAATAGGTGAGTCATTATGCTATATATTCTAAAACATCACTTCCCATCCATGGCTTAACAATGAGAATACAACACTTTTGAGCAGGAGTTTTCTACTGTGGCGCGCCGGTATTAGCCAAGGAGCTTAGCAACCTCTGCTATGACTATAATCAGAAGGGGTCGACGAAATTCGAGTTCCACAAAGAGCACTTCTAAGAGGAAGTTACAAACATTCAAGGCTTTAGTAGTAGTATATATTTGTGACATTCTTGGCGTACAGAGTCTCTCGATTTCACAGAGTAAGACGAAGTATACGCTTGGAGGAAATAATATTTTGTATAGATTTTGATAGGATACCATAGTAGAATTACAGAAAAATGTATACGTACAAGTTgagtatatataaaatattttggtTAGTCAAGTAGAGTTTCATGAGCCAACATACATCGCCTGAAACATAGGCGGATTCAGGGTGGAGCAGACGGCTGTATCCTCAAATTTTGTGTTATCTTTTttagtaatatttatataattatatattactccctccatctatGATCAATATTCCATTTTTGCCATTTTAGTGTGTCCACAAGAAGTGGGATCATGGGCGGATGTACATGGGAGCTGCATTGGGCTCTAGCCCAGTGCAAGCCCAAAATTTTGTcttatatatactcccttcgtcccacaaatcttggcaagtttgatttcggcacgggaattaaggagttgtagattagtattttaagtgtgtagttcaTAAAGTATACAAGTGATAAAGTAGgggagagaatgtaataaaagtgataaagcaGGAGAGAGAAGATCATAATTTATtatcttatttggaaatgtgtcaagattcgtgggacggtctaaaaaagaatacgtgtcaagattcgtgggacggagggagtattaaatatatttagccTAATACTTATATAGATCAGTCTTAGCCTACTCTAGCTtcaagaaaaagataaaaatacctTTCAATATACTAACAAAAATAAGTTTATTCTTGTAgaagttaaattaattttttttaaacatacAGCGGTAgttttttatatgctttcaatgtatatgttattgaatcaatagaaaaaaataattatttattatagtagGTGATCGAATTTTAATCATAAGTCTattaaaattctacttgaacataaaaataaattgtacgGACTGCCTGAAAATTTTGACTCGGGGGCTATCGCTCCGAACCCCCACTTAATACCTTCAAGGTCAGCCCCTTTATTGGCAAATTCTGGATCCGCCCTTGAGTGGAATAGAGAAGAACATAGGGAAAAAATAAGTGGGGTGTTGAGAAAAAAAGGGACATTTCTTTGTGAAGTTGCAAATTTGTGAAGAAGGCGGTGTTGGCATCCTGGGTTTAAAGATTGTATTTTTGTTTGGTGTGTAACGTGTGTTGGCTTGTCTGAGCTCGTAGATTTCTGGTGGAAAAGCTTCAATTTCGTATGATCACAAGGCCATTTCCATTAATGGCCGGAAAACTTAAgcaataaaattacaataataattaattaaaataaaatactattaaaATGAATCGGATGAGCTTTTTAGCCCCGGGCCCGATCAACCTGGTGGACTGAttgggcgggctttttaggccTGAGTTTTTTTTAGCCTAACATTTTGTACAGCCCAGCCCAGCCTTATACGACATattaaataaatgatataaatattaaaagtaattaaaatattaaaaaatataaattattactccatttttttcaaaaataaaataatccatataaattattgaataaagaatttaaaataaaaaacataagaaATTTCACTTTTATATAAAACTAGTACAGCCATTCGTGCGTTGCACGGTGGACGTTATTTTGAAAgaatattttaagtaaaataaacataaatctaatttagtatcatgGGCGTTATATATTTTGAAAGAACATTTTAAGTAAAATAAGCATAAATTCATCATAAACATAAATCTAATTTAGTATGCTCATTTGTACGATGCACGATCAACATCAAAATTGAACGACattgaattttaaataaataaatatacatattaaaatataatttagatATAAGTAAATGCGAACATGAatcttaataaaaaattaaaattatccacaatatgatctcaaagaaaaacatgaatctaaaaacatttgaattttttatttttgaaataaaaatgaattgattttaattaataatgtgaATTTCCTAGACTCCAGCATTATGCTCCAAAACCTCAGCTTTAGGCTTTGCATAAGATCATCATCAGCAGCATCTTTGCCTTCTTGCTCGTCAGCCATCTTCTTTATGTGCAAATCTTCGGCTGCCTCCATCGCTTCTCGTTGCTCTGCTCGAAGCCGCAACATTTTCATGCTCTCTTGATGCTACCTCTCAAACCAAATGTCAACATCCTCCCAAATAGGTTTGGCCGCCAACCCTGCTCTCCACCGTTGATTTTCTTGGGAAGCGCATAATTAATTGACGATGAGGACGCGGCCGTAGAATTCAACGTCGTCCAAATTGTCCATGGCGGAAGCAGCgtcttctctctctagaaaagtGACGAAGCCGAAGGAGCGGTGCTTCTGGGTGGCCTGGTCCAAGTCCAACGGCGTCTTCACATCATTAATGTCTCCGAAATAGATGAAGGCAGCGTGGAGTATTTGCTCGTTCACTTCCTTGGCTAAACCGCCGATGTAGAAAGTATTCTTCTGCACTCCTTCGTTCATGTCATGGCAATTTTTTCATTTCTCCACGAATCGGATTAGTATTAATTTGCTCGTTTAATCccaaaataaatttatccataaatTTATGCAATATATAATTATGTAATGTAACTGCTACGTGTATAAATTTatgtttataagttgtcaattTTTTTGAAGTGGGTTAGTGGGGCGGTTATGCATAAGTGAGAATACATGTATAATTATTGATTATTGATGGTACCATTTACGTGGGTTAGTGGAAGTAaaaagttttaaattatttttaaattatctttaatttaaatttgaatgcGGTTAAAAAATTGAATTCCATTTGGATTGAGGTATCCGAAAATATGGCATTTGTGTAGTtgaaaacaaaaactaatttttaaattttggcgGTAAAAAGTACCTGTTAAACTgccttttatatattatatagatgtaGAGTCAACTTTTGAGATAGTCATATTGAGCAATAAAACTCAATACTTGGCCActcataaaaacaaaaattttggcatttttttaagttttaggactattttgcccttaattagtcGTATTGGGTTAGGGTCACACGTGCGGTTGGGCTTTGGGTACGGGTTGGGCTCGCAGCTTTGATGGTACAAATGACACAATTAgtgtcattcattaggtacacttggcactattagtgccaattgTGCCAAGAGAAAAGGGCGCGGCCGCAGAGAGTGATTTATACTTGACCAATAATTTACCCTTGATTCTTGGtacttgatttcttgtgaatcgccttatcaataatttacatgtctagctgctCACTTTGAGACGTAAATGTGATAATCGTTCGttgattcaggaatgcatgatatggTTTACcttgagacttgaatgtgataagtTAGCTATAGGAAGTTATTCTTCGTGAGCTATTGATAGTTAATTTATTCCCATGACACTTGATGTGATAaggaatttattaatctactttcGAGCTCCGTCGACCTGCAAATCAAGAAATCCCAAGCCTCAAATCAGCGCCGCCGCGCCACAGGACCACCACCAAAGACCCCCTCcccccctctccctctctctctccctcgacaCATCAAGAAATCCCAAGCCTCAAGTCAACGTCGTCGCAACCCAGGACCACCACCAAAGACCCTTTCTCTTTCCCTCGACGGATTAAGAAATCCTAAACCTCAAATCAGCGTTGTAGGGCTACCATCAGAGACCTTCTTTCCCTCGACGGATCAAGAAATCCCAAGCCTCATATCTGCACCGCTACGCCGCAGGACCACCAACAGAGACCctatctttctctctccctcgacGAATCAATAAATTCCAAGCATTCTTTGACCTCTCTCTATAGCATCTCCTATGTTGCCCTTCTCCCACAACAAACCCTAGATCTATCGCCTTGACCTTTCTACACGACTCCTCATTTGCCGACCTCCCCCAACAAACCCTAGATTCGCCTCCTCTCTTCGTGGCTCCTCCTCTCCACCCTCCTTCCCTAGCAAACCTTAAATCCACCTCCTTGATTTCTGCCATTTTGACCTCTCTCCACGGCTCCTCCTCCGTCGCCCTTTGCCCCTAGTAAACCCCCTAGATCCGTCACTTCGATTTTCGCCACTGCAAACCCCCATATGTCGCTTCTCCCCACCTTCGGTGACTGCAGAAGATGGTTGAAatgatgtgtgtgtgtttaggattttgcatttgaattttattcttaattaaatataatgtatttttaattttaatgaaatgatgTGGCTTCATTTAAGTAATTGACACATCAGTTTTGATTTTGCCACATAAGTAATACATCAGCTTTGATTTCACCGGAGGCCCTTGACGTGGGATAGTTgccaacaaaataaaatttgatgtgTTTCTTAGTCAGATTAAAGGTGATGATATATATAAAtcacaaaatgaaaaaatctTGTCTATATTTCAACTAATACCCATTTTCTTTAGGTGTCCAAGTTTCTTCCAGTAGTGGCAACTTCTAGTTTTTTTCTCTGCATGATATTTTCCCTTTTCTTGATATGGTTTCTTGAAATCACTTCTTTGTTTCTTGAATTTTCCCTTTCCAAATTTTGGTTTAATAGCCAAACCTTCTGTAACACCCCATATTTTTACCTTGCTATTAATAGTATCAAGATGCTATTGAGAGCACTGAGAGTTTTGCACTAGCTTACTAACGATGAGAGGAAGTTTATCGATAGATGGTGATGTGAGTAAATTAGAGATGTTGATTGAATTGAGGAAGATATTAGAattgagttagagatgctgattgaattgaggaAGAGGGAATTGAGTTAGATAtgttgattgaattgagttgagaacGAAATGctagagatagagtcgaggtaatGAATGAGAGTCACTATAGGGAAGAGTTAGATCGAGAGATGATTGGATTGACCATGAATGTTGTTCGATTTTTGATGTGACATTTGTGGGAACTATATGATTGACcgttatgtgatttacttgATGCGTGCGCACTTATAATTGAGTAATTATGAATTTTTGTGAGAATGATAGCATACgtgattaattttgaattctCTTAATGAACaggattaattttaattgatggATAGTAATGCCAATATTAATACTATCATTTCTTAACGAATTtctcaaaatttattttctgAGATAAGTACGGACTTGATTAATAATTGCctaattgttattattattttatggcCACAAGAGTGCATAATGTATGGTTTTGATCTAATTAGTGTGTGAttgtacatgatttaattttcaccacacattcctacactcacactCATTATTTTAATCAATCTCATATGTGATATTATCAAGAGGCCAAGTGGAGGGACAAAGCATTAATGAGCATTTAATGCACTCTTAAGCTTAGGAGACAAGTTTTTGTTTTAATCAAAACAATTTTTCTCTCCACcttttctctctcattttcgccccctccccctctctctctccctcacaccATTTTCTCTCACaacctccattggagactaatcTCAAGCTCCAAAAAAATCACTCCTATACTTAGAATTTTCCCTAAATCAAAGCATAAACCATCTCTACTATGAATCTAGCTAGACAAGGATTGAAGAAGTTTTAAGGATTGGAGCTAAGGAATATTTTACCTTTCTTTTAAAGtctttgagtaagtgttctaaTATCATGAATCTTGACTCTATGGCgagatatatgtgtgtatatggATTATTGAAGCAAGAAAACTCCCCCTCctcattttttcataatttttgaaaattagggCCCCTTgcccttcaaaaaaatttctctttcttttcttgaaTTGGAGTGAGATTAATACTATTTGGAGTGTATTAAGATGATTTCTATGTGTTTTGATAAGCTTTGGAAAGATTTATGAAATTTCATTTGAGTTAGTTTATccaaatttgggaatttttgagatTATGGCTTAATTGATTAATTGAGAGTTGATATGAGCTATTGAGATTGTTATTGTGATAATTGATGGATTGGATTGATGATTGGAAGTGATTGATGGAAATTGGAATGAGTTAGTTTGATGGAAATTAGGTATTTTTACTTATGTGCTTGAAATGGTTATGTGATAGCTTATATTTATGATTGAGTGAACTAATTTGCTAGATCTAGGCTTTAATTGGTTATTTGAGCATGATTAAAGATTTTCTAAAAGTTAGTTTACTTAAAATTGagacttttttatttatgagatATATGCTTGAATTGACTAAGATTAATTGATTAAAAACATGACTAGACTAAGTATCCATGATCAATTTGATTAATTGTTGCCTACATGTGATTTtacttgagtttagtttactagAATTTGGGTGATTTATGAGATCCATACTTGTGTTAATGATGTCTATATTCTAATTGGAACCTAGATAGGACCATGACGTGATTAGATTGTGAATTTTCAAGGAATTGTGAAGTTTTACCGAGTTTAGTTTGTGCGTTTACATAAGATCTCTCTTATGCGATGAGTTAAGTGTTAATTATGAACATATATGGctagggctgtctaattggttatcgggttttggataatccgttaaCCGAACCAAAATtcccgggtttgggtatccaataaccgaatttttcggttatcggttcagtttcgggtatcattttttaaaaaaattcgggtatcggttaacccaataaccgaaacgggttaaccgaaataaccaaaaattatttactaataaattatttaatattatattatatatattttaattattaattcattaattaatttatttatttattttaaatcgatttttagctaaaataaaattatgatatatttaaggtataagaatgagctttagtgtagtggataagttgctttgtgtattttttagagactaaggttcaaatcatctatctagcaaattatttaaattttaatttttttaaatgggtatatttcggatacccaaataaccgaatcgggtaaccgaagcggttattgAGTAACCGAACActtaaaacggttcgggaacggttagtgaaatatgatAATTTCGAGTTCGGGTAACCAAAAATTCGGGTACGGATAACCGAActcgaaccgatcgacagccctatATATGGCTATGTGATGATTAATTAAGCCTATATATGAAAGATGAGACGAAACGAATCGTTCCCTAATTTTTCTTGTGATGATCGAAAATGATGAGTCAAATGAGAAGTcgagtttgattttttttcttgagtCGTATGATCGTATATTCATGTTCTTGGGTAGATTGTGAGCTTAAGttgaaattttgagaattttctgTCAAAGGAGTTCCAAGTTTAGTTTGTCAAGAATGCTATTAATTGAGATAACttgtttatgtgatttatttatgaatgaTTGAATCAAGAATGTTTGATAGTATGATCTTGGCTTTCTAAAACAAATTTTTGGAAATTTTTCCCCAACTATAAATGTTTTTCCGATTTTTCACAAAAGTTTCTAAACATGGTTGCTATATGGATTAATGAACTTATTTAGTCTTCCATATGCTAATGCGACCTCTATTTTGCTTGTATATGTGCTTTGTCTATGTGTTGGGTTCTAATGTGATTAGTTTTATGGGAGCGATAAAGTCGATAATAGGGTCAGTGTTTATTGACATAGCATTAAGTTTATAAGATTGAGATAAGTCGAGTGTGATTATGATGAGTGTTATAATAGGACTAATGATAGTTTCTTAGTAAGGAAGTTTCTGACTAGTTCCTCTAACTTGTCTCATGCACTACTACGGTGATGATATCTGAAGATACAAGTCGAGGACGCAAGTGAGATCACCCCGAGTACCACTTGAAGTAAGCTAAGCTTATCaagtgggcattactttcactaCCACTATTATGTGGGCATTATTTTTCTATACTCTATTATATGAGTTCTCAAATGATAATGATGTTTATGGTTtgataaatgttttgagatGAACTATGATTTGAACTTATTGACttgtgttcgctattttattaacacgccgcaagtgtacgggtgcaattgtgtacagtagcaagcaaggtcgtattccacagagactaattattatcaatgcccatcctagattattattcctctatctggacaaacgaaattaagagtttttgttgttaaactaaataaataaataaacactggaaagaaaataaatcaagctgtgaaacagagaaatagataagacaagatttcccaaggcaaaggtttcaatagattttcctaactaacatgttcaattcaattaataagatgattcctaaggcaatctcaaaactagtctatacccactcccgtggcatacaaaccgttgattacatgcaaggctaccgtccccggatcgcacttctaacatgcaactcctaaaagctcataggattaacgccctcacaaatatcaattccctttagaattaaatatatgtgttctatgttcttagttcatgtaataattatcatctcccgatctcaaattaaaacctatgattatgctaaattggtggccaatcaataaagcaaacaattaaaacaaaaacatagaaaggaataacaatccaattaattgaatcaaacagtcataaattcaaaccatgtttactccctaaaccttgggaaaaaaagggattctagccacacatagacatatgaactagaatacaattctcaataaaacaaataaacatccacaagaaaaaccgtagtagaattgagaatcttcagttcttgctctcgctccgttctccgtctctctcagctctctaAAATCGCGCTTTAAGTGAAAAATCCGGAAACTGGGCGAGAAaacggcgtctcgcgcggccgggtcgGCGGCCGCGCGCCGAGACCGCATGGCCTCGCGTGGCCTGCTCGCGCGCCCGCACGCCGAGCCCGCGCGCGCTGTCCAGCATGCTCTGCTCCGTCGCGCGGCCAGGTCGCGCGGCCacgcgcctggaccgcgcgacctcgcgcggccttgcgcagtgattttgttttggctcgttctccctcgtccgaactccgatttacgaaccgtttgcgctcacgaactcctctcgagatgaactacaacttgtatttcagccaaatcttccaaattctgcttcattatttctgaaaattcgttcaaacaacgaGCAAacgacaagttcttgaccatataaaccaatataagctcaaataaatcaacaaacacacaaaccagggggcttagctcaCTGGCCACCgagtcctcacttaagtgaagtgacccgggttcgatccctcttgggagcgaattggagattggagatataaggtggatttggtgaatggagagataaggtggttcttggagtggatggggaactaattactaacatctaacatgactttgcccgatcaaaaaaaaaaaaaaaaaaaaaaatcaacaaacacacaaaatcctcataactaaacatcaaaaatgacacaccaagaggtaaaaatgcatgtttatcaaccccccaaacttgaactattgtccgtcctcagacaaaacaaagatgaaccatgaatgaatcaacaagagcgtagagaaaagtggataacattgtggcttcagatttgtcaacaaaattaccaacatgcatttgtatctccaatcatcaagatatcacattcatgacaaacttcaaattgtggtctcaatgacttgcaatcctcaccaaaaagaaaaagaatataagaactctcaactctcaagtgtatggATGTGTTTACACTCAGTTCAAACAAAAcagtactcaaccataagcttgtcaatcgtctcacctctccaccacttaatgtgtgctcttataaccaagatcaaaaaggtcttcattaagggttgtaatgtaggctctttggtaaggtgggatatatttggctgagtgactaaaagatactcctcaatgtagctcgatcaccaaccttataacattcttaAACCATACCATCTTCCACCTCATAAAACCAGATTTTTCAATACGAGAAACCATCAcaacacaacaattatttctcatgatattatgactttctaaagcatcctatgtacccattttttccaattttctcacttttcttttcttttcttttttcttttttttttcttttttttttcaacgacttgtagggtactagaaTTTTTTTCCAATCAGGATCAAAGTTCATAAGCCATAATCACgcatctccacaaaccaacaacctcataacaacaatctccaagctcctacccacggctaaaccaaataaaatggaaaataaaaggctcaaagggggcgaactaggatcatatatagtaataggacaaatatgggatatatagggtagcaaagacggccttctatcatctcaaagttattaagcacactatgtgacctcgagggagaaaccaagacaagttctagtgagacacaagcatgctcgaacaatcactcaagaataagaaataagactgtaaaaatggtgacagtcaaggctcaaaactcacagcttatttcattgattgcaaacacatagagaccatgcttatcattcatcaatcatgctcaatcacaacaatatcaacacaaacgcatgcaatttcacaagtttaaagcagaaatcatcatgaGCCAGTTATCCATCCAAATCCCTACACAACTCATATCTCCACCAAGGTATCATCacagagaaaccaccaaagcaagactaacgaactcaacaacaaaacaaacaaaaacaactaaaaagaaacaatgcacccacaaagacacatccccccaaacttattcaccgccaaggagaataagtttgaaacggatttgtggggcacacaaaaaactaacaaacgaaaagaaacgaactaaccaaaaattgggttgcctcccaataagcgctatttttaacgtcatTAGCTCGACAGAACATCAAACTCttcaaggaggctggtacaagcagtgctgcgacCAGCTGCTTCCTACTCCATGCTTTTCACCCATAGCTCTTCCTTTAAACTTTcgatcacctgggtcctgccaagaaaaatGATCCGtatcaaatgtattaaatatatcaacacttaccttgcccggatctttagctttcttgggcacttcatcttcttggatgtggcatggttcatagacatggaACGTTTGGCTTTCCTCATGAACTCTCAacgtgagctctcctttctccacatcaatcaaagctcttcccgttgcaaggaacgggcgccccaaaatcagcggaaTTTTGTTCTCGtcctcaatgtctagaaccacaaaatctgcagggagaataaaatcccccaccttcacgagcacgttctccacaattccacgaggataggtgaccgacctgtccgccatctgcagcctcatagatgtcggcttcaactctccaatcgccagctgctgaaaaacagatagaggcataagatttatgctcgcccccat contains:
- the LOC131002468 gene encoding respiratory burst oxidase homolog protein A-like, which translates into the protein MKGNERYERRWGSDGNPASGGSSPATEFSADSAAEFVEVTLDLQDDDTIILRSVEPATAISIDGNDVISGIETPAPSSASRSPTMRRSTSNKLLQFSQELKAEALAKAKQLSHELRRFSWSHGHASRILSGAGAGAGNGGLDSAMAARAMRRQRAQLDRTRSGAHKALQGLKFISNGRNNRVDAWNEVQINFEKLAKDGYLHRADFSQCIGMRDSKEFGLELFDALSRRRRLKVDKISRDELYEFWSQITDQSFDSRLQIFFDMVDKNEDGRITEEEVKEIIMVSASANKLSRLKEQAEEYAALIMEELDPERLGYIELWQLETLLLQKDTYLNYSQALSYTSQALSQNLHGLRYRGRIKRLSTKLIYFLQENWKRIWVLTLWIMIMIGLFTWKFYAYKQKNAFKIMGYCLLTAKGAAETLKFNMALILLPVCRNIITWLRSSKMGHFVPFDDNINFHKTIAAAIVVGIILHAGNHLACDFPRLINESDYRYNLYMIHDFGRHKPQYMDLVKGIEGVTGILMVILMIIAFTLATRWFRRSLIKLPKPFDRLTGYNAFWYSHHLFALVYILLIIHGTFLYLVHDWYKMTTWMYLAVPVLLYAGERTLRFFRSGFFSVRLLKVAIYPGNVLTLQMSKPPQFRYKSGQYMFVQCPAVSPFEWHPFSITSAPDDDYLSIHIRQLGDWTQELKRVFSEACEPPLSGKSGLLRADENTKKSLPKLLIDGPYGAPAQDYRKYDVLLLVGLGIGATPFISILKDLLNNIVKMEELADSLSDFSRHSDQSVGSFESSLNKISPKRRKPVRTTNAYFYWVTREQGSFDWFKGVMNEVAELDQRGVIEMHNYLTSVYEEGDARSALITMVQALNHAKNGVDIVSGTRVRTHFARPNWKKVLSKIGTKHANARIGVFYCGAPVLAKELSNLCYDYNQKGSTKFEFHKEHF